AATTTTAGTACTATACACACCTGATTTTTGAAGTGTTATTCCAATTTCGTTCCACAAATTTTGCTTCATCTGGGCTTGTCTATACTCTTTGGATTTGATATTGTACAAAGCTTCatgatttttgacaaaatcaattaattGTTCATCATTTTCGCTCGTCCAAGTcacgtttaataatatgaaaaattttagtttttgcaaTGTGTTGAAAATACGGTGAGAACTGTTTGACCGTCGAACacattgacaaaaaaaataggtCCATAGCATCTAACTTGCCTGTTGTTGGGTATGATTGTTCagaatttttttgttcaatgatatATTTCATGAGAGTGGATGATGCAGTTTCGGGTGGTTTCAATGAGctcgtttttttaaattttttttgtcgtgGTTGCACTGGAGCGGGTGTACTAAATGATGTTTCTACATTATGTACTGCATTTTCAAATGAGACAGAATTCTCACCTCCCACTTGAATTTTTCTCATCATCTGAATGAGATAGAACGTCATCTTCGTCGTCAGTTACCACATCTATGTTACTTATGGAATCCCTTTCTTTCATGtgagattttaaaaattccatttCATCCgcatatttccatttttttacaaattttgttttttgtcctGACACTGTAATAGATTTTTTAGCAGCTCTTCTGTACCCATCTCTCAGACTAGTCcaattttttttgcaattttgaactaaaataaaaaataataaactttaataaataaaataaggactatttttttttattttgattttgactCGACATGTTGAGTCTAGgacttgaaatcgattttaaatatcgataaaaatcattaaaaatcatGTAAGAAATCAAGAATTATAGAAATAACGTATATTTCTTTTAatggtattcaaaatttatattgaaataaaaataattgaaatcgatcatttgtaaaaaatataaataaaaatcgtattatgatttttaaaatatacaaatcgatttaaaattaaaatttttttttaatttaaaaatatttaattatatctgAGAGGACTATAATGTTGTTCAtatgtgtgtaataataatataactaaaaatgttgtttcttaGGCCTGCAGTTACGCATCTGTTTAAACGACGACTACAGGTTTATCTTAgttagaaatcaaaattaaaatcataaaaaagtaaaattgatatttttaatcgaaaaaaaagaaaaataatgttcaaaattcaattaaaaatcataatattataattaaatttgatattgtgtaacaatataaaaatcataaaattataaaatcgatatattattacaaattaaaatcagaaaaaacaaatatcaatatgtgaaattgaaattaaaaccacaatttttaattttgattacatGCCTTGtttttgaccaaaaaaaaaatggtaattttatgCTTAATTGTATACATACCTGGTTGATTGATTTCACTGGCAATTTCTCTCCACAGCGattctttatttcttttatcACTCATATCGTATAGTGATGGTCGTTCGCGAACTAGTTCAATAAGCATTTCTGTAttcattgtataattatacttaaaacaatttataaattaaatgtgaaCAATAGTTAACTCAGTACCTACGTTgtgattataaactataatattttttagtatttaattttatagcatccacaaacattattttaatcatttctttttttaattaattaatttaagtcctaacctttaaattatatattttaaataaatatattataaataatactgtaaataaaaaaatttaaaaaactgaagttattgaaaatatcatcaaatactataaaataggaataatttgtttgaatagGTATTACACAATGAACTTAAAACTACATCCTAATTCAAATATGATACAATCTCACTAgcttaattataaatgtagttACTCATAGACttccataaaaattaaataacgatttctattaaatataataaaatcacttACCTCAAACATACACCTAGTTTTTCTTTAGCCGGTATTCACTCTCTAAAACTGCGTATTTTGTTtggaaatttcattttttatttttaggtaaagTGTGTTAAACTGAAATCTGGACATTCGGAAGTACTTAAAAAACTTGTCTTCGTGATCCTCGAATTGGCGACATAGGGTTGCAAATTCACCTTCGGTTTtccgtttttttaatatatcatggacccaaatttttctttttcgtcCAGACTTTTGTTGTACATTCTTCGTACTTTCTTCTTCTTCGTTTAATAAAATTGCTACAATAGCTAAATCTGGCGTTGGAAAATTTCggaaaattttacaatttttaaacactGCAGAACTGCACAGAACGACTACCTAGCTGCGTAAAccaatatttaagtacctactcggCTACGCTAGTGGTTTGTAATGAgtgactacataatattttgacggtAGATGACGGACGATGCCTGAATAGTGTGAATAGTTGGACGATTTGTCGTGCCGTTACGTGCTGTGACGGTCCGTGCCGTGCCATAACAGTGTGAATCGGGCTTTAATagctataacaattaatattatacacggacCACCGGTCGCCAGGCTCATGGTGCTGAAGGAAGTAGgagtgaacaattttttttacgtcaCACGAGATCCAATTTAAATACGTTACGGTAGGTACAGTGGTTACAGCATGTATGGCAAGGGGCCACGAATCGTGTAATATTTAACGGTAAATATGGTGCACTAACACCACAGCAGCTGTCTAATCAAATGACCAATGAATTATGAAagtgacgacgacgacactAGTAATGTTTAAGTATATGATGATGACAATGGTGTTAATttgaaaattcccaaaaaaactattaaatgcGTAATGTGTTTCAAGACTAACTTTTTACCAtggtagtaaattaaacataattccTTACATTTTATTCATACCACGTCTCGTTTTTTCTAGATATCCCGAGAACGAACAAACGTAAGTCTAACAGCTGTGAttggaataattaataaacattaaacgatTGTCGATTATACTtcgtttttatttgtgttatatGAGCTCACAcaggaaaatattaataaaaatatccatactttttattgtttttaatgacaATGTAAAAACAATGTTAAGCCTTGTAGGACTGAGAGTGGTGGTGACACCCAGTGGCGTAGTCAGAGGGGTTTTTGTGTTTAAAACTTTGGGCGGCCCCCTTTTCGGCCAAAATGTACCCTTCTCTTTTCGGCCAGCACCTActgttttctttaaaattaacaattataacaactgaacttaacaatttttatatttaattaaatacgattgtatccaaaaaagtgatttttttaacaatattacctacaactgtaaaaaactgaaaaaaataaaacaaatggcaataaactgttataacatattattacaattgattatattatatatttatattagtatagctgatcccgctggcacttcgttgcccgttaaatgtaccaattctatatgattcaaactttgttcaattcgttgtATGTTTCGGGGtatgtgtatggtgtatggtgttcaaaatttatcttaacttttctgttgctgtttgcttaaaaattctgatccgcagcagtatattatcaggtaagcaatatacctgcggtagatcgcgggacgcggaccccgtgctgtttgtacgtaagtgtatgatttaactctaaaatatcaaaattgtaccaagtttgtaatttttacttaattccacctacggaggattaatataatcaattaatacaaaatcctcacgcaaccgtactaaaatcagatgaataaaaaaaaacaaatttaacactttttaaattaacctatcttcttcccagaggtctaatctacacacaaacattcatttttatctatacaattatataaaatgatagcgtttgtttgtaggGGAAGGCGGGGCAGTACCGTACGGTTAAGCTTCCATGGCTTATGAATCATGTAATTTTtaacgaaattaaattttttaaactggtATATATAGAACAACTTATGGTCTATAACTTTTATTCGaaacttttttgtattttttttttttaaatgtgtctAATTtgcgttttactttttttgggaAAAATACGGATTTACCCCAGGTGCGGGGTAAATCCGTATGTACCCTGGGGCAAAATCGTATGaggataattttttataccaaaacacagttcattatatttattggtaaattattaattggtattGGTCTTTTGTTTAATTCATTTATAAAGTTTAACTAAAATTAGGCAGTAGGTAGTAAGCTATGTAtgatttcattttcattaattaaaaatgtacctaaacattgttttcaattcttcaaaatgtcaacaaattaataacacaatacaATATGCGATAAAACCTGCTCCCATTGGCAGTAGTACAACAAATACAACTtacctaagtacctataaagttattaaaataaaacaaaatcttcttttaatataagaaataaaaatgaccacacaaaattactttttaataaaaataataacaaaatttaatatgataaatttttttggCAATTCTAGCTAGAAcataaacagtttattataatcataaaaataaaacaaaaccttatttttttataagaaatataaattattataccaaaataacttttttataacttttccaaaaaaaataataatgaaacttAACATTATGCCTGCCTAGCAcataaatatagtaggtaaacataaaataatatgtaaatattaaaaaaacaaaaactttttataactttttcaaaaaaaaataataacaaaacttaaCATTATGCCTGCCTagcatataaatatagtaaacaatatgtaatataaaaataaaacaaaacctttttttcttataagaaataaaaattaccttaatcaataatgttttacttattttttttttatacaaagatCACAAATGTAGGTCTTCCAGTTATCAACTCCTCCACAAAGCTCATGACACCATCTAcagcaatttatacatttaacccATTTCTCTCCCTTTGAGTCTTCTTTGTATGGCATACTACAATATATACACTCTTCGTCGGCACTGTCATCATCATCAGTTGAAACACATAGCTTTTTGGGGTGAATTTCTTCTTCATCTGTAGAAGtgaataatctttttttaatattatttttcttttgttttttctttgGCAGTGGTTTGCTGTTTTCTTTAGCTTCTTGGAGTTCTTTTTTGTATGGACTTTCAGTGATAATTGCTGTCTTTCCTCTTCTTCTTGATGATCTGTTAATATTTTGAGCTTTTGGTATTGGCAAAATAATTTCTGGAGATATAGTAAAAATCTGTTTTTCATTTGAAGAAAAAGTTGTATGTGGTGTTTCTAATACCAAACTTTGAGACAATAAAGATGAAACAGCTGCATTTTGAACATTATCTGCAGGTTGTTCAGTATTCAATGTATTAGCAGAGGAACTAGGTTGGGGAGTAGAATATAATGCAAGAGCACTATTATTATCAGCTGAACAACAAGGTTGTGTTTGGGTATCTAAtgacatttcaatattattggtAGTTTCAGCTGGAGCAAAGTCAGAATTGTCAAATATGTCTGAATTAAATGGAGCTATACCAGTTTTTCTAAAACCAGAAATTGCATTTTTAGGAGTTGCTGCTTTTAGATATGCCTCACGAAAAATTTTAGAAATGTGGCGAAGACCAACAACTTGGCCTGGGTGGTTAAGTAACCACAAATCTAACTCTTGGCTATAGTATGTACTGAGTGGACCCATAAAGCTCACATCTAACGGTTGTAATTTGTGAGTTGTATGGGGAGGAAAACAaatgataactatattatttttgcgGGCTACATCTATAACTTCAAGGTTTTTAACATGAGTAACATGACCATCTAAAAGCAATAAAATAGGGTTTTCTTTTGTGGGATGTGTATGCTTAATAAAATGATGAAGCCACTGCACAAATATTTCGGATTGCATCCACCCTGATGGATGACAAACAACCAATGATCCAGGTGGTGCTTCTTCTTCAAAATCTGGATTTAATCTGACTCTAGGGAATATTAATAATGGGGGAATATATGAACCCGATGCTGAAAAACAAATTGTCACTGTAACATTTTGACCTCTTTCAGCTGATGACAGTTTGCCAACTTGTCTTCGTCCCTTTTGGGAAATTATTTTGGCTCTACTTTTGGCTACATTTGACAATCCACTTtcatcaacattaaaaatttgttcTGGCTTAAAGTGATGAgtctcataacatttttttaacaaatcataaaaactattcaCCACCGGTCGATTGAAGCCCATAGCTCTCACAGCTGAAGTTGGTTCTGGGATCCGTACTGACAACTCTGGGTGCCTTAATAAAAAGCCTTTTAACCAATCTtgacctacataaaaaaaattaaaagataatataacaataaactttaaaatatataaataaaaataatcattgctTAATTCACCTGCTAAaccatttgttttattaaaattatgagcaATATTGTTTCTTTCGGCAAGTTCAAAGGCCATTtttctaaaatgattttgtgtTAAGCCAAACAAACGACTTTCCAtgtcttttaaatattgtacaagaACATTTTCTTGTTcgattgaaaatactttttgataATGTCCCAAagctataacaataaaaaattatacttttaattgaaaacaattatttcagcACATAATTGACAAGTTTACAATAAGCACCCccttataactaaataatatgttatctaatatcagtagaaaaaaattggttttcttaataagaaattttctgtaataatacctatatcaaactaattaccataatattgtgtaatcattaaaatatataccttttaATCCACACtgttgtacatttaattttccTTCTTTAACTTTATTGACTCGATCCTGTAACGTTGAACGAGGAACTTCATAACGAATAGACGCAGCATCATAAGTCAAACTTCTTTCCACCACAGCTAATACAGCCATTTTCATATCATCTTCCAACCATGATTGTCTGTTTGATTTCCGAATATAATTACGAACcatactaagaaaaataaaacaattcaataggtactaataaattgtttaaattcaaCCATAGCAATTGTCAAAATATCAACGTAGTAAAACCGTACAGTGTATAACCATACGATTTTGCCCCATACGATTTTGCCCCACAAGACTATTAAAAGTTTTCGAGCTTTAtatcaaacattaaattaataaatgaatgcATTTATACAACAAATGTAAATTACACTTCATTAgctattgaataataaatatgacatACCTGAACAATTTTTTCGCATATAAAAATTCACTCTTtgaaatgttgataatattttagtaattgaaagtaaaaacataaaacatatttattttaaaaacgtgaTATCAAAACAAGTGCACTATCATATTCAATAGATAAGCAAACAAAACGTTTCAAATCGGTGTCTTCAGTTTACCTCcatgataacaattattgataACATTCCGATAATACGATTTTGCCCCGCATACGGTAATACCCCGTCTTCCcctatgttcgggataaacttcGAAACTACTGAACTGATTTCGAAAAtactttcaccaatacaaagccacatactttgtgagtgtcataggctaatttaaaaagggaagtgatcacccccggtatgtgctcaaacaggaattttgagatttacgatacaaatttttgttttttaatggttgctatgggttatatatatagataaaaataattgtatagacgttgttgtttttggccatgtcaccAGGTGTACACTTatgaggccataactccggaaccacttatcccacagcgtacaaacttcacagaaaccatctacatatcaatcctAATATatcctgaaatttttatcgaaatcggttggtagatcttgagttataaaatttattcaaaatctacacttatttttatatatatagatttataatcaatgttattacttacattaatcgaaattaatatagtcatattataatacatataggtaataagaatatgtatataataataattatgatagtaaaatataaccaacTATGAACGAAATTAAACTTACATTGAAGAgtaaaggtaataaaaatagtaacattttttgaacaaaaattaactgttagtttattaactaagttaataatatgttaaaccattttattgccaattgttttattttattatttttggattcaatcatatttaattaaatataaatattgtaaagttcagttgttataattgtaaaaggAACTTTATGTTTTGGCCAAAAAGTGACACTGGCCGAAAAGGGAATGGTAAGTTTTGGCCGAAAAGAGAAGGGTACATTTTGGCCGAAAACGGTGACGCCCAAAACTTTAAACCCCCCGCACCCTTCCACCCATTGATATTTATTCctctaataaatgtattatactattatttatattatttattaacgaaaacagtaaaaaacttagtttaatttatacttaattccCCCCACCATTTCATATGTCACTGGTGACACTCACAAAGTTACTAAAAactaactaatttttattaattacaatggcaTAGAAAAATGTTGTGCTTCAGTTTTGTTTACAGAATGTAGAAAAATATAAGTtagttttaccaaaaaaaaaaaaaaaatttgactgtaacAAAATACATTTCCGGTAGGTACTACAGAAGAGTTTGGTTCAGTTTCGTtaatttgtattagtattaCTATTTACTCTATAACTTAGACcagattattttcatataataatatatgtaatatataaaatattatcttgatGTTCTATGATTGCCtaaccaaaaattatttttctgaaattgtTATCTGGACTAGTTACTAGATAGTGTACAAGTTACCCTAACCTAAcgaatgtaaattatgtaaaagcatgcaaattaaaaaaaagaagctAAAATCGCCACCAATTAatcatgatttatttattacttttaaaaatgtaagtcaataaagtaat
This genomic window from Metopolophium dirhodum isolate CAU chromosome 1, ASM1992520v1, whole genome shotgun sequence contains:
- the LOC132933920 gene encoding transcription factor Adf-1-like gives rise to the protein MNTEMLIELVRERPSLYDMSDKRNKESLWREIASEINQPVQNCKKNWTSLRDGYRRAAKKSITVSGQKTKFVKKWKYADEMEFLKSHMKERDSISNIDVVTDDEDDVLSHSDDEKNSSGR
- the LOC132934644 gene encoding uncharacterized protein LOC132934644 isoform X2 is translated as MVRNYIRKSNRQSWLEDDMKMAVLAVVERSLTYDAASIRYEVPRSTLQDRVNKVKEGKLNVQQCGLKALGHYQKVFSIEQENVLVQYLKDMESRLFGLTQNHFRKMAFELAERNNIAHNFNKTNGLAGQDWLKGFLLRHPELSVRIPEPTSAVRAMGFNRPVVNSFYDLLKKCYETHHFKPEQIFNVDESGLSNVAKSRAKIISQKGRRQVGKLSSAERGQNVTVTICFSASGSYIPPLLIFPRVRLNPDFEEEAPPGSLVVCHPSGWMQSEIFVQWLHHFIKHTHPTKENPILLLLDGHVTHVKNLEVIDVARKNNIVIICFPPHTTHKLQPLDVSFMGPLSTYYSQELDLWLLNHPGQVVGLRHISKIFREAYLKAATPKNAISGFRKTGIAPFNSDIFDNSDFAPAETTNNIEMSLDTQTQPCCSADNNSALALYSTPQPSSSANTLNTEQPADNVQNAAVSSLLSQSLVLETPHTTFSSNEKQIFTISPEIILPIPKAQNINRSSRRRGKTAIITESPYKKELQEAKENSKPLPKKKQKKNNIKKRLFTSTDEEEIHPKKLCVSTDDDDSADEECIYCSMPYKEDSKGEKWVKCINCCRWCHELCGGVDNWKTYICDLCIKKK
- the LOC132934644 gene encoding uncharacterized protein LOC132934644 isoform X1; translated protein: MVRNYIRKSNRQSWLEDDMKMAVLAVVERSLTYDAASIRYEVPRSTLQDRVNKVKEGKLNVQQCGLKALGHYQKVFSIEQENVLVQYLKDMESRLFGLTQNHFRKMAFELAERNNIAHNFNKTNGLAGELSNDYFYLYILKFIVILSFNFFYVGQDWLKGFLLRHPELSVRIPEPTSAVRAMGFNRPVVNSFYDLLKKCYETHHFKPEQIFNVDESGLSNVAKSRAKIISQKGRRQVGKLSSAERGQNVTVTICFSASGSYIPPLLIFPRVRLNPDFEEEAPPGSLVVCHPSGWMQSEIFVQWLHHFIKHTHPTKENPILLLLDGHVTHVKNLEVIDVARKNNIVIICFPPHTTHKLQPLDVSFMGPLSTYYSQELDLWLLNHPGQVVGLRHISKIFREAYLKAATPKNAISGFRKTGIAPFNSDIFDNSDFAPAETTNNIEMSLDTQTQPCCSADNNSALALYSTPQPSSSANTLNTEQPADNVQNAAVSSLLSQSLVLETPHTTFSSNEKQIFTISPEIILPIPKAQNINRSSRRRGKTAIITESPYKKELQEAKENSKPLPKKKQKKNNIKKRLFTSTDEEEIHPKKLCVSTDDDDSADEECIYCSMPYKEDSKGEKWVKCINCCRWCHELCGGVDNWKTYICDLCIKKK